In the Myxococcus fulvus genome, one interval contains:
- a CDS encoding zinc-dependent metalloprotease, protein MSEWSVRKRGAGWWVLPLALVLGTGCGEDASVEPPSAHVPDEDLAVALDGAFVEVPRATSPELRQKVSQRLDGAVDDAGKSFYLAIRRSELNQKWFLTAYARQYHPGGVGGMAGTVLGSRVVSFEEQNGKLFVFDVDRRKVMSDVFDPQVLVDAYPIITDHRPFNRLPGSQQYVLIDPVAGLNRYGVVGDRFGQDGLRFQVELSFAQRFRRLADGMAFEQVFTGYSDLPYEWADYYNEANAFRTSGTLGLSWRKYAEGPGYTPTPLPPREHYFRSERRIVPNTTAEQSEQVAVKWNIHPGMRPIRWHIMDTVLAAQQDPRLQGYDLVDAMKRGIEGWNAAFGFPVFEAVVGGGKEDFADDDRNVLIFDTDELMPLAFANWRSNPDTGEIRGASVYYAMSWVLDAIATHAEDDAALAEVAHADAPPAGAVPETPRLTWAGLANGRSCELSVTGPGHARAPLPVEARQQLSGLTRKQRVERSITHILLHEVGHTLGLRHNFMGSRANDGSPSAPISTSVMDYLMPDERALLAEPGVYDVRAVRYLHGVSPQLPTEAFCTDEDRRLDPYCAPYDRFADSLPLWHGPEMQRHQDYLLHSPLSFTRLQGYFDHYTPWYFGFIRVSDPASQVMAYEFALEKLRPPLVIPPGARPDYAARADELTRRIFQRLYLDPATSRGRFLPNPPPTPALMAPMLADLKALVLNTDGVRSYASRRTLVDVLKAQQSLGAYRLLRELEGTLTASLPSLSGDDRLETEDLLRRISGALSPYYF, encoded by the coding sequence ATGTCCGAATGGAGTGTTCGCAAGCGCGGCGCCGGGTGGTGGGTATTGCCCCTCGCCCTGGTCCTTGGCACGGGCTGCGGAGAGGACGCCTCCGTCGAGCCCCCCTCGGCGCACGTCCCCGACGAGGACCTCGCGGTGGCGCTGGACGGCGCGTTCGTCGAGGTGCCGCGCGCGACGAGCCCCGAGCTGCGACAGAAGGTGTCCCAGCGGCTCGACGGCGCCGTGGATGACGCGGGCAAGAGCTTCTACCTCGCCATCCGTCGCTCGGAGCTGAACCAGAAGTGGTTCCTCACCGCGTACGCCCGGCAGTACCACCCCGGCGGCGTGGGCGGCATGGCGGGGACGGTCCTGGGCAGCCGCGTGGTGAGCTTCGAGGAGCAGAACGGCAAGCTCTTCGTGTTCGACGTCGACCGGCGCAAGGTGATGAGCGACGTGTTCGACCCCCAGGTGCTGGTGGATGCGTACCCCATCATCACCGACCACCGCCCCTTCAACCGGCTGCCGGGCTCCCAGCAGTACGTGCTCATCGACCCGGTGGCGGGGCTCAATCGCTACGGCGTGGTGGGAGACCGCTTCGGCCAGGACGGCCTGCGCTTCCAGGTGGAGCTGAGCTTCGCGCAGCGCTTCCGCCGGCTCGCCGATGGCATGGCCTTCGAGCAGGTCTTCACAGGCTACTCGGACCTGCCCTACGAGTGGGCGGACTACTACAACGAGGCCAACGCTTTCCGCACCTCGGGCACGCTGGGCCTCTCCTGGCGCAAGTACGCCGAGGGCCCGGGCTACACGCCCACGCCGCTGCCGCCTCGCGAGCACTACTTCCGCAGCGAGCGGCGAATCGTCCCCAACACCACGGCGGAGCAGTCCGAGCAGGTGGCGGTGAAGTGGAACATCCACCCCGGCATGCGGCCCATCCGCTGGCACATCATGGACACCGTGCTCGCGGCGCAGCAGGACCCGCGCCTGCAAGGCTATGACCTGGTCGACGCGATGAAGCGCGGCATCGAGGGCTGGAACGCCGCGTTCGGCTTCCCCGTGTTCGAGGCCGTCGTCGGAGGCGGCAAGGAGGACTTCGCGGACGACGACCGCAACGTCCTCATCTTCGACACCGACGAGCTGATGCCCCTGGCCTTCGCCAACTGGCGCAGCAACCCCGACACCGGCGAGATTCGCGGCGCCAGCGTCTATTACGCGATGAGCTGGGTGCTCGACGCCATCGCCACCCATGCGGAGGACGACGCGGCCCTGGCGGAGGTCGCCCATGCGGACGCGCCGCCCGCGGGCGCCGTCCCGGAGACCCCCCGGCTGACCTGGGCGGGGCTGGCCAACGGCCGCAGCTGCGAGCTGAGCGTCACCGGGCCGGGGCACGCGCGCGCGCCGCTCCCCGTGGAGGCGCGCCAGCAGCTCTCCGGGCTCACCCGCAAGCAGCGGGTGGAGCGCTCCATCACCCACATCCTGTTGCATGAGGTTGGCCACACGCTGGGGCTGCGCCACAACTTCATGGGCTCGCGCGCGAACGATGGGAGCCCCTCGGCGCCCATCTCCACCTCGGTGATGGACTACCTGATGCCGGACGAGCGCGCGCTGCTGGCCGAGCCGGGCGTCTACGACGTGCGCGCGGTGCGCTATCTCCATGGCGTGTCGCCGCAGTTGCCGACGGAGGCGTTCTGCACGGACGAGGACCGACGGCTGGACCCCTACTGTGCCCCGTATGACCGCTTCGCGGACTCGCTCCCGCTCTGGCACGGCCCGGAGATGCAGCGGCACCAGGACTACCTGCTCCACAGCCCGCTGAGCTTCACGCGCCTGCAGGGGTACTTCGACCACTACACCCCCTGGTACTTCGGCTTCATCCGCGTGTCGGACCCCGCGTCGCAGGTGATGGCCTACGAGTTCGCCCTGGAGAAGCTGCGCCCGCCGCTCGTGATTCCCCCGGGCGCGCGGCCGGACTACGCGGCCCGCGCGGACGAGCTCACCCGGCGCATCTTCCAGCGGCTGTACCTGGACCCCGCGACGAGCCGGGGACGCTTCCTCCCCAACCCGCCTCCCACGCCCGCGCTGATGGCGCCGATGCTCGCGGACCTGAAGGCCCTGGTCCTGAACACGGATGGCGTGCGCAGCTACGCCTCGCGCCGCACCCTGGTCGACGTGCTGAAGGCCCAGCAGTCGTTGGGGGCCTACCGTCTGCTGCGCGAGCTCGAGGGCACCCTCACCGCGAGCCTGCCGTCGCTCTCCGGCGATGACCGGCTGGAGACGGAAGACTTGCTGCGCCGCATCTCCGGGGCCTTGTCCCCGTACTACTTCTGA